The following coding sequences lie in one Sinorhizobium fredii USDA 257 genomic window:
- a CDS encoding aromatic ring-hydroxylating oxygenase subunit alpha encodes MDTQNEMLRKLKTRREGYSLDRAFYIDPDYYRQDLEHIWYKDWLFVGHDCEIPRPGNYFTLQVGDYPIVIVRDRQGAVRALHNSCRHRGSRVCTQHKGSSAKLVCPYHQWTYELDGRLLFARQMPEDFDPAQHSLKPVHCETVGGYIFVSLAEQPMDFQPFRDTVASYLAPHRLGETKVAYESTIVEKGNWKLVWENNRECYHCAANHPELCRTYPEAPTVTGVQGAMDDPEIGAHWERCEAAGLPSAFRIGPTGQFRMTRMPLINRAESYTMSGEKAVRKELSAGVSAKGIGTLLLFHYPTTWNHILGDHAITFRVLPLGPELTQVTTKWLVNKDAVEGVDYTLEDLTHVWTETNDQDRQIVEENAFGIRSPAYEPGPYSAEHEGGVMQFVDWYSRFMVDRLQGKSSPLSRVA; translated from the coding sequence ATGGACACTCAGAATGAAATGCTGCGCAAGCTGAAGACCCGCCGCGAGGGCTACAGTCTCGACCGGGCCTTCTACATCGACCCGGACTATTACCGTCAGGACCTGGAGCATATCTGGTACAAGGACTGGCTCTTCGTCGGCCACGACTGCGAAATCCCGCGGCCTGGCAACTATTTCACCCTGCAGGTCGGCGACTATCCGATCGTCATCGTGCGCGATCGCCAGGGGGCAGTGCGGGCGCTGCATAATTCCTGTCGCCACCGCGGCTCGCGCGTTTGCACGCAGCACAAGGGCTCCTCGGCCAAGCTGGTTTGTCCCTATCATCAATGGACCTACGAACTGGACGGCAGGCTTCTCTTCGCCCGGCAGATGCCGGAGGATTTCGATCCCGCCCAGCACAGTCTGAAGCCGGTGCATTGTGAAACGGTCGGCGGCTATATCTTCGTCAGTCTCGCCGAGCAGCCGATGGATTTCCAGCCGTTCCGCGACACGGTCGCCAGCTATCTCGCACCGCATCGCCTCGGCGAAACCAAGGTCGCATATGAGAGCACCATCGTCGAGAAGGGCAACTGGAAGCTCGTCTGGGAAAACAATCGCGAGTGCTACCATTGCGCCGCCAATCACCCGGAACTCTGCCGCACCTATCCGGAGGCTCCGACAGTGACCGGCGTCCAGGGCGCCATGGACGACCCCGAAATCGGTGCCCATTGGGAAAGATGCGAAGCGGCGGGACTGCCGAGCGCCTTCAGGATCGGACCGACCGGCCAGTTCCGCATGACGAGAATGCCGCTGATCAACAGGGCCGAGAGCTATACGATGTCCGGCGAGAAGGCCGTCCGCAAAGAGCTTTCCGCCGGCGTCAGCGCCAAGGGCATCGGCACGCTGCTTCTCTTCCACTATCCGACGACCTGGAACCACATCCTCGGAGACCACGCGATCACCTTCCGCGTGCTGCCGCTCGGGCCGGAACTGACGCAGGTGACCACCAAATGGCTCGTCAACAAGGATGCGGTCGAGGGGGTCGACTATACGCTCGAGGACCTCACCCATGTCTGGACGGAGACCAACGATCAGGACCGGCAGATCGTCGAGGAAAACGCCTTCGGCATCCGCTCGCCGGCCTATGAGCCGGGTCCCTATTCGGCCGAACACGAGGGCGGCGTGATGCAGTTCGTCGACTGGTATTCGCGCTTCATGGTGGATCGCCTCCAGGGCAAGTCCTCTCCTTTGTCGCGGGTGGCCTGA
- a CDS encoding hybrid-cluster NAD(P)-dependent oxidoreductase — translation MEMARSFHHFDELHPWIDRQHLLECTSVVAETADVMTFTFRSDKPAWFRYLPGQFVTLELPVGEEPVFRTYTLSSSPSRPLSVAVTVKAQPGSIGTRWMFDNLKPGVVLKALGPLGDFSFVRHPGEKYLFISAGSGITPMISMTRWMADCAPDTDVTFISCARQPEDLLFKSELEVLARQMSRLNLGFLVEGHEARHGWHGLRGRIDAAKLPLLAPDFLERTVFCCGPEPFMRGVREMLKGAGLDMARYHQESFQPAAAPAAEELAIRAGPAGSAGAEAARVTFTMSGKEVSAVPGQTILQTARANGVRIGAACEGGICGTCRVLKIAGDVEMNHNGGILDDEVDEGYILACCSRPVGDVQIEA, via the coding sequence ATGGAAATGGCCCGTTCCTTTCATCATTTCGATGAGCTTCATCCCTGGATCGACCGCCAGCACCTGCTTGAATGCACCTCCGTGGTCGCCGAGACCGCGGATGTGATGACCTTCACCTTCCGGTCGGACAAGCCGGCCTGGTTCCGCTACCTACCCGGGCAGTTCGTGACGCTGGAACTGCCTGTCGGGGAAGAGCCGGTCTTTCGCACCTATACGCTGTCGTCCTCGCCGTCCCGCCCACTCTCCGTGGCGGTGACGGTCAAGGCCCAGCCGGGCAGCATCGGCACGCGCTGGATGTTCGACAATCTGAAGCCAGGTGTCGTGCTGAAAGCGCTGGGTCCGCTTGGCGATTTCAGCTTCGTTCGCCATCCGGGCGAAAAATATCTTTTCATCTCGGCCGGCTCCGGCATCACGCCGATGATATCGATGACCCGCTGGATGGCGGATTGCGCTCCGGATACGGATGTCACCTTCATCTCCTGCGCCCGGCAGCCGGAAGACCTTCTGTTCAAGTCGGAACTCGAGGTCCTGGCGCGCCAGATGTCGCGTCTCAATCTCGGCTTCCTGGTGGAGGGGCACGAAGCACGTCACGGCTGGCACGGCCTGCGCGGCCGCATCGATGCGGCGAAGCTGCCGCTGCTTGCGCCGGATTTTCTGGAGCGAACGGTCTTCTGTTGCGGCCCCGAGCCCTTCATGCGGGGGGTCCGGGAGATGCTGAAGGGGGCTGGTCTCGACATGGCCCGCTACCATCAGGAAAGCTTCCAGCCGGCAGCAGCCCCCGCGGCGGAGGAACTCGCCATTCGCGCCGGACCGGCGGGGAGCGCCGGGGCCGAGGCGGCGCGGGTGACTTTCACCATGAGCGGCAAAGAAGTCTCGGCCGTCCCGGGCCAGACGATCCTGCAGACGGCACGCGCCAACGGTGTGCGGATCGGCGCGGCCTGCGAGGGGGGCATTTGCGGCACGTGCCGCGTGCTGAAGATCGCCGGCGATGTCGAGATGAACCACAATGGCGGCATTCTCGATGACGAGGTCGATGAGGGCTATATCCTCGCCTGCTGCTCGCGGCCCGTCGGCGACGTTCAGATCGAGGCATAA
- a CDS encoding glycoside hydrolase family 25 protein codes for MEKRGISISGMILRLAALVGLTFAVANARAADVEPWKERQNAIIVDAYELNSIDWEAMLKDKRIAGFIAKASDGLPESFTCTGDHGGDTVAHCKTMWRKYAVSRELYQTRRMIARSQGLLWGAYHLARPGNPVDQANHFLDYAEPREDELMVLDIEGIDPANYMSLEDAAIFAGHIKARTGRYPILYTNHITAKQIAASRSQHRLLSRLPLWYARYKPDIRDVFPMGNWDGYALWQFSSSHNCGKKRCPYRVPGTLNDIDVNVAAMSASALKKVWAHGSLLPEKPPIVTVIASAKVGRAPAASAATSVPLAKPLLISRAQADSGSGTGVDATVTGSISIKAAEAELPNQPKRR; via the coding sequence ATGGAAAAGCGGGGAATCTCGATCTCGGGGATGATCTTGCGCCTGGCGGCCCTTGTAGGCCTGACCTTTGCGGTGGCGAACGCACGCGCCGCAGACGTCGAGCCGTGGAAAGAGCGGCAGAACGCTATCATCGTCGACGCCTACGAGTTGAACAGCATCGATTGGGAAGCGATGCTGAAGGACAAGCGCATCGCGGGGTTCATCGCGAAAGCTTCCGACGGCCTTCCGGAAAGCTTTACCTGCACCGGCGATCACGGCGGAGACACCGTCGCCCACTGCAAGACCATGTGGCGAAAATACGCGGTCAGCCGGGAACTCTATCAGACGCGCCGGATGATCGCCCGCTCGCAAGGCCTCTTATGGGGCGCCTACCACCTGGCGCGACCGGGCAATCCTGTCGACCAGGCCAATCACTTCCTCGACTATGCGGAACCGCGCGAGGACGAATTGATGGTCCTCGACATCGAGGGCATCGATCCCGCGAACTACATGTCGCTCGAGGACGCCGCGATTTTTGCCGGCCACATCAAGGCCCGCACCGGGCGCTACCCGATCCTCTACACCAACCACATCACCGCAAAACAGATCGCCGCCAGCCGCTCCCAGCACCGGCTGCTCTCCCGCCTGCCGCTCTGGTATGCCCGCTACAAGCCAGACATTCGCGACGTCTTTCCTATGGGCAACTGGGACGGCTACGCGCTGTGGCAGTTCTCGTCGTCCCATAATTGCGGCAAGAAGCGCTGCCCCTATCGCGTCCCGGGCACGCTCAACGACATCGACGTGAACGTCGCTGCGATGAGCGCTTCAGCGCTGAAGAAGGTGTGGGCACATGGCTCCCTCCTCCCGGAGAAGCCGCCGATTGTCACCGTCATCGCCTCCGCAAAAGTCGGCAGGGCGCCGGCAGCCAGCGCGGCGACCTCCGTCCCGCTCGCAAAGCCCTTGCTCATCAGCCGGGCCCAGGCCGACAGCGGATCGGGCACCGGCGTCGACGCAACGGTCACCGGTTCGATCAGCATAAAGGCTGCCGAGGCGGAGTTGCCAAATCAGCCGAAGCGTCGCTGA